The region AAGCCGGTGGCGAACAACCGCTGGATCACCACGTCGTGCAGGTCACGGGCGATCCGTTCGCGGTCCGCCAGGACGACGAGCAGTTCCCTCTCCTCCTGCGCGCGGGCGCGTTCCATCGCCAACGCCGCCTGCGCGGCGAAGCTGGCCAGCAGGGGCACGTCGTCCTCGCCCGGCCAGGACTGCCCGGCGGCGTTCGCCACGACCAGAACGCCGTGCAACGTCTCGGCCGCCGACAGCGGGGACACGATCGCCGGGCCGTCGGTGACCGGCACCGGCCAGGGCGCCACCTTGGCCAGACTCTCGACGATGATGTGGCGCCGCTCGGTCACCGAGGCGGCGAAGGTCGTCTCGGCCGCCGGCAGGACCGCTCCCACCAGCGGGGACACCGCCTCGCCGGCCACGTCGGCGACCTCGACCGTGAACTGCGCGGCCTCCTCGTCGTAGAGCAGCACGAGGACGAGCTCGGCGCCGGCGACCTCACGGGCGCGGCGGGCGACGAGGGCCAGCGCGTCGGTACGGCGGACCTCGCCGAGCAGCACGGTCGTGATCTCGGCGGTGGCGGCGAGCCAGCTCTCCCGGCGGTGCGCCACGGCGTACAGCCGGGCGTTCTCGATCGCGACACCCGCGGCGGCGGCGAGTGCGACGGCGATCTCCTCGTCGTCCTCGGTGAACTCCCCCGCGCCCTTCTTCCCGGCCAGGTAGAGATTGCCGAAGACCTGGTCGCGGATCCGGATCGGGGTGCCCAGGAAACCGTGCATCGGCGGATGACCGGGAGGAAAGCCGTACGACTGGGGATGCTCGGTGATGTCGGGCACGCGCACCGGTCGGGGGTCGGCGATCAGCAGCCCGAGTACGCCCCGTCCGCGCGGCAGGTCGCCGATGGTGGCGTGCTGCTCGGCGTCGATGCCGTGGGTGATGAACTCGGTCAGCAACCGATCGGGGCCGATCACGCCGAGCGCGCCGTACCGGGCGTCGAGCAGTCCGCAGGCGGCCTCGACGATGCGCCGCAGGGTGGTCCGGAGGTCGAGATCGGTGCCGATCGCCACCACCGCGTCCAGCAGTGCACGCAGCCGCTCCCGACTGGTGACGACCTCGCCGACCCGGACGAGCATCTCGTGGAGCAGTTCGTCGAGCCGGACCCGGGACAGCGGACTGAGCCCCAGCGAGGGGCCGTCGCGACGGTCGTCCTCGGCGGGTCTCGGCACGTCCATCCGCTGATGCTAGCTGGCAGCCGCCGAGCCGGTCCTGCCGCGCTCCCGGCGGCCCGGACGCCGGGCGGTCGTCGTCTGCCGTGCCTTCGCCCTCTCGGCAGCCGGCTTCAACGGCGAGCGAACGCTCAACTGGATTTTCGGGTTCAGATGCGTGCCGATATCGCAATTGGAACAATCTGGATGAGTCCCAGGTCAGTGGGACAAGGGAGGCCAGGACAATGAAGGCGCTCGTCTACGGCGGCCCAGGAGAGCGCAGTTGGACGACGACCCCCGATCCGCAGGTCGTCGAGCCGACCGACGCGATCATTCGGGTCGATACGGCCACCATCTGCGGGACCGACCTGCACATCCTCGGCGGTGCCGTCCCGGAGGTCCAGCCGGGGAGGATTCTCGGCCACGAGGCGGTGGGCACCGTAACGGAGGTCGGCGCCGCCGTGACCACGGTACGTCCCGGCGACCGGGTCCTCGCCTCGTGCATCTCCGCCTGTGGACGCTGCCGCTTCTGTCGCTCGGGCAGCTACGGCCAGTGCGTCAACGGCGGCGGGTGGATACTGGGCCACCTGGTCGACGGCGTACAGGCGGAGTACGCCCGGATCCCGTTCGCCGACCTGTCCACGTACCCACTGCCGGAGGCCGTCACCGACGAGGCGGCCATCCTGCTCGCGGACATCCTGCCGACCGCGTACGAGGTCGGTGTGCTCAACGGGCAGGTCCGGCCGGGCGACACCGTCGTGATCGTCGGAATGGGCCCGATCGGGCTCGCCGCCATCCTGACCGCCCGCCTCTACTCGCCCACGCACATCATCGCCGTCGACAAGGCCGAACGCCGGTTACAGGCCGCCCGGCACCTCGGCGCGGACATCACGGTGGCGCCCGACGACGATGCGCAGAAGGTGGTGCGGTCGGTCACCGGCGGACTCGGTGCCGACGTCGCCATGGAGGCGGTCGGGGCGCCCGAGGCGTTCGAACTCTGCACCACCCTGGTACGGCCGGGCGGCCGGGTCGCCAACATCGGCGTGCACGGCGCTCCGGCCGTGCTGCACCTGGAGGAACTCTGGGCACGCGATGTCACCATCACCACCGGACTGGTCGACACGAACACCATCCCGGTGCTGCTGGGGATGCTCGCCGCCGGGCAGTTCGACGTCGGCGAGCTGGTGACCCACCGGTTCCGGCTGGACGAGATCATGCACGCGTACGACGAATTCTCCCAGCCCGGGCGGAGTGGCGCGCTCAAGGTGCTGCTGAACCGTACCTGATCCCGCCCGGTCATGCCGCCCAAACGCGCCGGAGCACTCGGCAGGCGCGCACCTTTCGAGGTTTCTCGGATGCCGCAGAATAGAGCATTTCCCGAGGGCTGACCTCATCAGATGAAGCGAAGTCGATATGAGGACGATTACCTATACGGAAATGCATTCCCATGAATATCATTGGGCCCCTGTGTGGCAGCGCTCCTGCCGGCCAGCGCCGCACAGGCGGCGGTCGGCTCCTACACCGCCACACCCAGTGGCGGCACGGTCTACCGGACCAACACCGTCTACACCAGCTCGTACGCGAGCAACCCGGGAATTATCCCCGCAGGCGCGACCATCACCGGCGTGACGTGGCAGTTCACCCTCGGGGACTACCCGTCGAACCTGACCCGGCAGCTGTGCAACAACCAGCGGTGCGAAACCCTCTGGACCTTCGGCGGAAACTCGGGTACGTCGACCTATTTCAACGGCGATCCGGCCGTCAACAGTTGGCGCTACGAATTCGTCCTGGTGTTCGGCACCGGATCCCGCGTGATCAATCCACCGGTGTACGCCTACACGCACAGCGTCGGCGTCTCCTACCAGTACTGAGGGGAAGCCGTGCATCACATCGGCAGGAAATTGGCCGCCGCCGCGACCGCGATCGGACTCATCGGGGCCGCCGCCGTCACGATCAGCACTGGCCCGGCCAACGCCGCCACCGGCACGCTGATCCTCACCGCGTACAGCGCTAACGGCCTTGTCGCGGTCACCACCACCCTGACCGACCCGACCAACGGCGCCTGTTACCCGATCAACCAGCCCACCGGTCTGCTGGCCTGGACCGCCCGCAGCACCCTCGACCGGGCCGTCCAGGTCTCCTACGGCCCGGCCTGCACCAACAGCGCGACTCGGGTGGTCTACCCGTACGTCAACGAGTCGATCGGTTGGATCTCGAATCCGCAGACCGTGAAGATCGGACTGTGACCGACCGACGCCCGGTCGACACACCTGCCGCCGGGCCGGGGACGCTGCCCCGGCCCGGCGGCGCCGTCGACGGGATCGCCACGCCTACATCGTCGCCCTGGCCGCCGACGCCCGCTTCGCCGGACGCACCGGCGAGGGTGGGGCAGAGCGGTTCGCGGGACAGTCCCCTACTCGGGGCTCCTGGATCCCAGGAAGAGTCCGAGGGCTTCGACGACGAGGCGGTGGTCGTCGAGTTGGGGCAGGCCCGAGACGGTGACGGTGCCGACCGGGCCGGTGCCCCTGAGGATGATCGGGAAGCAGCCGCCGTGTGCCGCGTACCGGGCCGGGTCGAGGTGGGGCTGTTGGTCGAAGGTGGTGCCGCGGTCGCGGTAGGTCTGGCCGACGAGGTAGGAGCTGTGCCCGAACCGGCGGACGACGCGGATCTTGCGTTCGATCCAGTCGTCGTTGTCGGCCGAGGTGCCGGGCAGCGCGTAGTGAAAGAGCTGGTGGTCGCCTCGACGGATGTCGACGGTGACCGGGTGGCCGCGCTCCCGGGCCAGTCCGACCAGGTGATTGCCCAGGTCCCAGGCGTCCTCGTGGTCAAAGCGGTCGAACTGGAGGCGTTCTTCTTGCTCCTGAAGCTCTGGCAGCACGGCGTACCGCTCCCTTCCTCGATCGTCGCCACGATCTAAACAGAGCAGGACCGGCGAGTGGTCCCACGGTCGGCGGGTGCGTCCGGCGCACCGTCACCCACCGTGGCCGCGAGGGCTGGCGGAGCGGTTCGGTGGCCGACCGGATGCGTGTCCGGAAATGACGCAGATGGATGTCGAGTTTCGCGTGGGTGATCTCACGGCTAGCATCCCGATAACAACGCATCTGCCCTGTTAGTGGTGAAGCCAGACCCACAACGGGTTCCTGGAGAGATATTTTTCACGTCTTCAATCTTCGGCACTTCTATTGACTATTACGGATGTAACAATCCGCAAGATCACAAGGTTTCAGGACTTCGATATTGCCTATTGTCATTTGATCACCGCGCGCGCGATGATCTCCTGCGGATCGGGTCGGACTCGCCGGGACCGGCGGGAAGGGATGCACTCGTGAAGCAGAAAAACGATGGACCTACGCTGGCCGGCGAGGGTGACACCGACTATGCCCGCTACATGCGTACGGAGGTGCTGCTCGACCTGCAACGGCGGCCCGAGGAGGTTGTTCACCGTGATGAACTGCTCTTTCAGGTGGCGCACCAGTCCACCGAACTGTGGCTCAAACTGGCGGCGGCCGAGCTGACCGAGGCGGTCGCGCGGATCGACGCGGGCGAGCCGGCACCCGCCGAGCTCCTGCTCGGCCGGGCGATCCTCGCCGTACGGCTGGTCACCGACCAGCTGGAGATGCTGGCGCGGCTCACCCCGGCGGACTTCCAGGCGCTGCAACCGGCACTCGGCAACGGCTCGGGTGCGGAGTCCCCGGGCTGGCGGCAGACCCAGGCCGCGAGCCGCAGGCTGGCCCGGGCGTTCGTCAGGTACCTCGCCGCGCTGGAGATCGACCTCGTGACGCTCTACTCGCGGGAACCGTCCGATCCCGTCCACCGCCTCGCCGAGGCGATGGTGGAGTGGGACGATCGGGTCTCGCTCTGGCGGGTGCACCACTACAAGCTCGCCGTCCGGGTCGGCAGCCACGGTGTCATCGGCACCCCGGGCAGCCCCTCGGGCATGCTCGCCAAGCTCATCGACCACCGCTTCTTCCCCGAACTGTGGCAGGCACGCGCGAGCCACGCCCGGGGCGGCCCGACGGGCGAGGCTTGCCTTGCATGAGCTGACGAGCTGGCTGTCGGCCGGAGCGGACCCCGACACCTTCCCCTATGCGCCAGTCCTGGCCGCGTTCCACCGGACCGGCAAGCACTTCGTCGCCGACGACCTGCTCGTCCTTCTCGACCGGAGCCGAACGGCGGCCAACACAGCGCCCAGCGCCGCGACGGAGTTCCTGCGGAACTTCCTCGACGTCGCGCTCGACAAGTGGGACGGCCGGTACGACTACCGGAGCTACCTGGCGCTGAGCCTGCTCTCGATGCCCGGCGAGGAGTCCGCCGACGCACCGGGGAACGACCGACGACGGCAACACGACCGACTCTACGTGCAGCTCATCGCCGATGCCCTGGCCTTCGAGTCGGCGGCCGAGGCGCGCAGCACCGAGCTGTTCCCCCTGCAACGTCCGGAACCGGCCCTGGTCGCGAAGCGCTACCGGCTCGGGATCCGGGCGGTGTCGCCGGCCCTGGCCCGCCTGGGTCGACCCGCCCCGGTCGAACACCCGGACCCGGCGGCCACGGTGGCCGCGCTGCACGCCGCGGTGGTCGCCGACCAGAGCGCCACGGAGCGGCGTGAGCTGGAACTCGGCATGCAGCCGGTCTACCTGGTGCACGACGAGTACATGTTCATCCGGGTGCTCCAGGCGTACGAGTCCACCTTCGCGTCGCTCGCCGGCGAGCTGCGGGCGACGATCGACGACCTGGCCGACGGGGTCCCGCAGGCTGCGGCCGAACGGCTGGCGTACGCCCGAGAGCTGCTCGACAGTGCCGCGCCGCTGTTCTCGCTCATGGCGACCATGCAGCCGGACTCGTTCCGCGCGTTCCGCGTCTACACCGAGGGGGCCAGCGCCATCCAGTCCCGGTCCTACAAGCTGGTGGAGTCGCTGTGTCGCTCGCCGGAGGCGCCGCGGCTGTCCTCCGCGGCGTACGAGTCGGTGCCGGAGGTGCGGGACCGGGTGCTGGCCGGACAGCCCTCGATCGAGCAGGCGTACGACGAGGCGAGCCGGCTCGGCCGCCTGGGGGAATCGGACCGCCGCCTCCTTCGAGCCCGGATGGGCGAGTTCGCGAACGTTCTCACCCAGTGGCGCCAGACCCACTACCGGATCGCCGTACGGATGCTCGGCGACCGTACCGGCACCGGGTACACCGAGGGCACGCCATATCTGGCGGTCGCCCGCTCCATACCAGTGTTCAGCACGCCAGACCCTGCGAGGCGAGCCCAGATGAACGAATCCCGACAACATCCCACCCAGATACAGACGGCGCTCCGTGACCAATTTCCATTGTTAAAAACCTGTGTCTATCTCAACAACAACTCCACCGGTGCCGTTCCGCAGGGTGCGGAGCACGTCCTGACACACTACTGGCAAACACTGCGTACGTGGCGCGATGACGTCTGGGAAGGTTGGCACGACGGCCTCCAGAAATACACCGACGCGTTGGCGGCGTTCATCGGCGCCCCGGCCGGCAGCGTGATCACCGACGCCAACCTGAGCACCCTGCTGGGTCGGATCGCCTCCTGCTTCGACTACACCGCACCCCGCAACCGGGTGGTGACGACCGACCTGGAGTTCCCCACCATCCCGTTCATCTGGAACGCGTTCCGCCGGTACGGCGCAGACCCGGACGTGGTCGGCTCGGGCGGTCCGCAGCTGGACGAGGAGGCGCTGCTGCGGCGGATCGACGAACGGACCCTGCTCGTGTGCGTACCGCACGCCAGCTACTCCTCCGGGGCCACCATCGACCTGGCCCGGCTGGTGAAACACGCACACGACGTCGGCGCCCTGGTGATCGTCGACGCCTTCCAGAGCGTCGGGATCATGCCGCTCGACGTCACGGCGCTCGGCGTCGACTTCGTCCTCGGCGGCGCGCACAAGTGGATGTGTGGCGTCGGCAACGCCTTCCTGTACGTACGCCCGGATCTGCTGCCCGGCCTCGAACCCGCGGCGACCGGCTGGCAGGCGGGCGACCGGGCACTGACCTTCCAGCCGTCGACGGGCTGGGCGCCCGACGCGCGGCGGTTCGCTGGCGGCACACCGTTCCCGCTCACCTCGCTCGTCTCCCAGGTCGGCCTGGACCTGCTGGCCAGTGTCGGTATCGAGGCCATCCGGGCCCACTCGCTGGCATGCACGGACCGGATCCTCACGCGGGCGCAGGCGGCCGGCATCCCGGTGATCAGCCCGACCGAGCCGGACCGACGCGGCGGCGTGGTGTGTCTGGACGTCCCCGACGGTGAGGCGGTCAAGCGCCGGCTGGCCCAGCGGAACATGATCTGTAGTTGGCGCGGCTACCTGCGGATCGGCCCGCACGTCTACAACACGCTGGACGAGATCGACGAGTTCATGGACGCGCTTGAGCACGTCTCGCGCGAGGGCCGGCGATGACCGCCCCGGCGCTGTCGCCGCGTGCGCTCATGAGCCTGCTCTTCAACGGGTCCAAGGCCGTCGACGTGGTGGAGACCGCGCTCACCATCGGGCTGCTCGACGCACTGGAACCGGGGCCGGTGAGTCTCCGCGAGCTGGCCACCCGCTTCGAGTCGCGACCGCTGCGGCTCTACAAGTTCCTGGACTGCCTGGAGAGTCTCGGGCTCGTCGTACGGCACGAGCCGAGCGACGACATCAACGAGGCCACGTACCGCGCCGTACCCGGACTGCTCGCCGCCGCGACGGCCGCCGTCGGACCGGACGCGATCGAGCGCGACCGCGACCGGTACCCGTGGCAGCGGCTGCACGGCCGGCTGGCGGAGAGCCTCCGGGGCGACGTGAGCATGACCGACGACGACTTCGCCTGGCCCCCGAAAACGGACGAACAGACCGAGGCGTTCGAGCGCAGCATGTCGGTGGGACTCGGACCGGTCATCGAGACCTTCCACCGGCACGCACCCCACCTGTGGACGGGCCGGCGCCGGTTCCTCGACGTCGGCGGAGGCGCCGGTACGCTCGCCGCCCGCATCCTCGACGATGTGCCCGACCTGACGGCCGACGTCTACAACCTGCCGGCCGTG is a window of Micromonospora sp. NBC_01699 DNA encoding:
- a CDS encoding methyltransferase: MTAPALSPRALMSLLFNGSKAVDVVETALTIGLLDALEPGPVSLRELATRFESRPLRLYKFLDCLESLGLVVRHEPSDDINEATYRAVPGLLAAATAAVGPDAIERDRDRYPWQRLHGRLAESLRGDVSMTDDDFAWPPKTDEQTEAFERSMSVGLGPVIETFHRHAPHLWTGRRRFLDVGGGAGTLAARILDDVPDLTADVYNLPAVAPLVEETGRRSGHPNRLGFVAGDFLTEPLPTGYDALAFVRVLHDWPTPVSRQLIESAYRALPAGGMLLICEEFRTPDRLAMQFFWSYFLIGVDSCVSRLRDVDFYTGLLGEIGFEKIQVLPGGWELVVAYKPG
- a CDS encoding tryptophan 2,3-dioxygenase family protein codes for the protein MKQKNDGPTLAGEGDTDYARYMRTEVLLDLQRRPEEVVHRDELLFQVAHQSTELWLKLAAAELTEAVARIDAGEPAPAELLLGRAILAVRLVTDQLEMLARLTPADFQALQPALGNGSGAESPGWRQTQAASRRLARAFVRYLAALEIDLVTLYSREPSDPVHRLAEAMVEWDDRVSLWRVHHYKLAVRVGSHGVIGTPGSPSGMLAKLIDHRFFPELWQARASHARGGPTGEACLA
- a CDS encoding aminotransferase class V-fold PLP-dependent enzyme → MHELTSWLSAGADPDTFPYAPVLAAFHRTGKHFVADDLLVLLDRSRTAANTAPSAATEFLRNFLDVALDKWDGRYDYRSYLALSLLSMPGEESADAPGNDRRRQHDRLYVQLIADALAFESAAEARSTELFPLQRPEPALVAKRYRLGIRAVSPALARLGRPAPVEHPDPAATVAALHAAVVADQSATERRELELGMQPVYLVHDEYMFIRVLQAYESTFASLAGELRATIDDLADGVPQAAAERLAYARELLDSAAPLFSLMATMQPDSFRAFRVYTEGASAIQSRSYKLVESLCRSPEAPRLSSAAYESVPEVRDRVLAGQPSIEQAYDEASRLGRLGESDRRLLRARMGEFANVLTQWRQTHYRIAVRMLGDRTGTGYTEGTPYLAVARSIPVFSTPDPARRAQMNESRQHPTQIQTALRDQFPLLKTCVYLNNNSTGAVPQGAEHVLTHYWQTLRTWRDDVWEGWHDGLQKYTDALAAFIGAPAGSVITDANLSTLLGRIASCFDYTAPRNRVVTTDLEFPTIPFIWNAFRRYGADPDVVGSGGPQLDEEALLRRIDERTLLVCVPHASYSSGATIDLARLVKHAHDVGALVIVDAFQSVGIMPLDVTALGVDFVLGGAHKWMCGVGNAFLYVRPDLLPGLEPAATGWQAGDRALTFQPSTGWAPDARRFAGGTPFPLTSLVSQVGLDLLASVGIEAIRAHSLACTDRILTRAQAAGIPVISPTEPDRRGGVVCLDVPDGEAVKRRLAQRNMICSWRGYLRIGPHVYNTLDEIDEFMDALEHVSREGRR
- a CDS encoding alcohol dehydrogenase catalytic domain-containing protein; this encodes MKALVYGGPGERSWTTTPDPQVVEPTDAIIRVDTATICGTDLHILGGAVPEVQPGRILGHEAVGTVTEVGAAVTTVRPGDRVLASCISACGRCRFCRSGSYGQCVNGGGWILGHLVDGVQAEYARIPFADLSTYPLPEAVTDEAAILLADILPTAYEVGVLNGQVRPGDTVVIVGMGPIGLAAILTARLYSPTHIIAVDKAERRLQAARHLGADITVAPDDDAQKVVRSVTGGLGADVAMEAVGAPEAFELCTTLVRPGGRVANIGVHGAPAVLHLEELWARDVTITTGLVDTNTIPVLLGMLAAGQFDVGELVTHRFRLDEIMHAYDEFSQPGRSGALKVLLNRT
- a CDS encoding heme-degrading domain-containing protein, coding for MLPELQEQEERLQFDRFDHEDAWDLGNHLVGLARERGHPVTVDIRRGDHQLFHYALPGTSADNDDWIERKIRVVRRFGHSSYLVGQTYRDRGTTFDQQPHLDPARYAAHGGCFPIILRGTGPVGTVTVSGLPQLDDHRLVVEALGLFLGSRSPE
- a CDS encoding GAF domain-containing sensor histidine kinase, which produces MDVPRPAEDDRRDGPSLGLSPLSRVRLDELLHEMLVRVGEVVTSRERLRALLDAVVAIGTDLDLRTTLRRIVEAACGLLDARYGALGVIGPDRLLTEFITHGIDAEQHATIGDLPRGRGVLGLLIADPRPVRVPDITEHPQSYGFPPGHPPMHGFLGTPIRIRDQVFGNLYLAGKKGAGEFTEDDEEIAVALAAAAGVAIENARLYAVAHRRESWLAATAEITTVLLGEVRRTDALALVARRAREVAGAELVLVLLYDEEAAQFTVEVADVAGEAVSPLVGAVLPAAETTFAASVTERRHIIVESLAKVAPWPVPVTDGPAIVSPLSAAETLHGVLVVANAAGQSWPGEDDVPLLASFAAQAALAMERARAQEERELLVVLADRERIARDLHDVVIQRLFATGLQLQSTAPLTARAEVGRRINAAVDELDSTIRDIRRAIFELRTPMSAALRTEIRDAVDAAAESLGFRPALEIAGPVDSAVPDAVRPDLLAVLREALSNTVRHARAARVTVLVRVDRGRLTLTVEDDGIGTGLDAARGGLVNMSERAVGRGGEFAVSAAAPRGTLVRWSVPLRD
- a CDS encoding flagellar protein FlhE, encoding MAALLPASAAQAAVGSYTATPSGGTVYRTNTVYTSSYASNPGIIPAGATITGVTWQFTLGDYPSNLTRQLCNNQRCETLWTFGGNSGTSTYFNGDPAVNSWRYEFVLVFGTGSRVINPPVYAYTHSVGVSYQY